Genomic window (Chryseobacterium sp. H1D6B):
CGATAGAGGAAGAATCTAGTCCGCCGCTTAAAAAACTTCCCACTTCTACATCTGCAATAAGTTGTTTTTTAACAGCATTTTTCAGGAGATAAAAAAACTCTTCTTTAGCATCAGATAGATTGATAGACCGGTCTTTTGCCGGGATACTGTAATAGCGGGAAACTACCGCTTTGCCGTCTTTCCAAATTAACTGATGGGCAGGAGGGAGAGTAAAAATATTACTGTAAATACTTTGGTAAGTACTCACATATCCATATTGTAAATAATGGGAAAGCGCTTCATTATTTACTTTTGGCTGAATTAAGCCAGAAGCCAGAATTGCTTTGATCTCTGAAGCAAAAATAAATTCATTATTACTGCCGACAGCATAATAGAATGGCTTTTCTCCGAAACGGTCTCTTGCACAGAATAATTGTTTTTTCTGATCATCCCAAATAGCAAAGGCAAACATTCCTGGAAGATCATGGATGAGGTTTTCCTGTTTTCTCTGATACATGGCGAGAATAACTTCTGTATCTGATCCTCCATGATAAGGATATTCTGAATGCTTCTTTTTAATGTCTAAATATCCATAGATCTCACCATTTAGAACGATACATTCATTTTTAGTATTTGAAAACATCGGCTGTTTTCCGTTCTCTGAAAGGTCTATAATAGAAAGCCTGCGGTGTCCTAAGGCTGCATTTTCATAAAATTCAAAATGAGAAGAATCTGGACCGCGATGAAGCATCGAGTCTGTCATTTTTTTTATCTCATCTTGGTAATTTCGAGCATTACTGCTTATGATTCCGGCTATTCCGCACATACTAATCTTTGTTTTATAATTACGAAATCTTTTTTTCGCAGAAGAAAAGATCCTCTTCTTGGTTTACACCAAACTTTTTATATTTATCAGAAATATTTACCCGGTTTACTGTATAACCGGAGTTTTCTAAACGTGTTACATAATCCTGTCCATAAATTCTTACATGATCAAACTGGCCGAAAAGTTCTTCTCTTTTTTTAGGGTCTAAAATAGTGAAATCTTCGTGGGTATGAAGGCTGTTTTTAGAAATAGGAACCTGTAAAATAGCTTTCCCGCCAGGTTTTAAAACTCTGAGAATCTCTTTCATGGCTTTTGAATCGTCTGGAATATGTTCCAAAACATGGTTGCAGATAACGAGATCAAAATGATCATTTTCGTAGGGGATTTCTAAAACACTGATGTTTTTTACGTGTTCCGGATAATGATATCCTTCTGTAAACAAATCTCCGCAGATATATTCTTTGAAATTTTTGCCCAGCAGTACTTTTGATAATTTGAGCTCAGGTGCAATGTGCAGTATACTGGTCTCTTTTGGAAGCTGTAATTCTTCAACAATAAAAGCATATAAAAGTCTTTCTCTGTCTCTTGATTGGCATTTGTAACATCCGGCAGCTCTTCTTCCGCCTCCAATTACATGTTTTTCTCTCAATACTGCAAGGTCATGGCCTACAACTTCCAGATCTTTGGAGCTGTAGCCGCAGAAAGGACATTGATAGTTTGAACCGGAGTGGGAAAACAGTTTGATTTTGTTTTTAATTCTTTCTAAGGTTTTCATGCCATGTTTTTTATTGGTTTAATTTTTTAAAAGAGAATGATTTATAATAATGCTGACATTTTAGAGGTTCAGAAAAGTAAGACCGGTTTGTTTTACTTTATGATGTATATCAATTAATATTTTTTCTTCGGAAGTAATTTTTTTATATTTCTGCGACAGCTTTTTATAGTTGTCAATTCTTCCCATCATCATATTCTTTATTATACTTTGTTTAAGGGCTTTTTTTTCTAAATGTAATGAATCAGACAGATTAGGATTCATTATTTTAGTTTCTAAACTTAAGTCCGGATATTTATTAAGATCAATTTTCGTTAAAAACTGTTTTCCGTCATGAACGGCTTTGCTGCCGGGAACAAGCAGTGTTTTTTTATTATGAAACAGAATACGGTTGGTGTATTCATCATCTTCCCCGTAATGAAAAAAATAAGGATTAAAGCCTCCTATAGTTTCTATTGTATGCTTTGGGAGCATCCAGTGGGCAGCATTTATAAATTTTACTTCATAAAAGGGTTTTAAAGTTTGAAAATAAAGATCAGAGATCATCCTTGTCTCAAAATTGACACCAATATATTTATCCAGAAAGATATCAAGATATTTTTCTGTTCCGTCTACATGCATCGGACTTATAATTCCTATCTCTTCTTTGTTTTCATACTTATTATACACTTCGAGTAATTTTCCGAGGCTGTCCTGATAAAGCCAGGCATCCTGGTTCATCAGATAGAAAAAGTCAGCACCTTCTTTATATGCTTTTTCAATTCCGATATTATTGGCTTTTCCGAATCCCAGATTTATTTCCGATTGAGAAAAATCCACTTCCGGAAAATCGGTTTTGATATAGTCCTGAGTCCCGTCTGTAGATCCATTATCAATTACAATACATTGTACAGGAACAGAAGACTGTCTTAAGCTTTTAAAACATCTTTCTGCCCATTTCATAGCATTATAAGTAACAATAATAATGTGGACCTTTGGCATATTTTTTCTTTTAAATGTATTATAAAGTTAGCTGTCTTGTCAGACTGTATTTCAAAATTTTAACTAGCTGCATGGCTAATGTTTTATGATCTCTTGAAATTGAAAAGCGGTCAAATACTGCAGCATAAAGCTTTTGATTAATCAAAGGGTTTTTAAATTCTTTTTTATAGTAATATTTAGAGATAAGTTCATCCTGGTCTTTTAAAATCTGCTTATCTGCCCTGTTATCATTATTCTGACGCTTAATATTTTTAAAAATATCTATTGAAGTAAGCAGTTTTTTTTCTATTTCAAGAGAGCTGAAAACACCTCCGTCATGCAGACGGTATACGCCTACAACTTTGTTAAAAGATCTTCCTTTCCCAAATTCCAGTACATGATAAAAATAATATAGATCTCTGTAATTGGGATAGATATCGATCCACTTAAGGTCTAGAAAAGCTTTTCTGATAAGATAAGTGAATGTCTGGGTCGGACGTTTGATAAAAAAACTGTCCTGTGTAAAATCAACATACTCTTCATTGTTGAATATGTGATTTTTCCCGTCGTCCGTCAGCTCATTATCGTTTTGATGAAGCAGTAAATTTCTTGCAGTCACCATTACATAGTCTGGATTTGTTTCCAGAAAATCATACTGGAACTGTAATTTTTCATGATCCGTCCAATAATCATCACCCTCGCAATAGGCCAGATATTTTCCTTGTGCCCGAGTA
Coding sequences:
- a CDS encoding class I SAM-dependent methyltransferase produces the protein MKTLERIKNKIKLFSHSGSNYQCPFCGYSSKDLEVVGHDLAVLREKHVIGGGRRAAGCYKCQSRDRERLLYAFIVEELQLPKETSILHIAPELKLSKVLLGKNFKEYICGDLFTEGYHYPEHVKNISVLEIPYENDHFDLVICNHVLEHIPDDSKAMKEILRVLKPGGKAILQVPISKNSLHTHEDFTILDPKKREELFGQFDHVRIYGQDYVTRLENSGYTVNRVNISDKYKKFGVNQEEDLFFCEKKIS
- a CDS encoding glycosyltransferase, with product MNPKVSIIMLTYNHAPYLKQAIEGVLAQKTDFPFELIICNDHSPDNSHEVISEYADKFPDIIKYFNHQKNIGFVENQRFAFTRAQGKYLAYCEGDDYWTDHEKLQFQYDFLETNPDYVMVTARNLLLHQNDNELTDDGKNHIFNNEEYVDFTQDSFFIKRPTQTFTYLIRKAFLDLKWIDIYPNYRDLYYFYHVLEFGKGRSFNKVVGVYRLHDGGVFSSLEIEKKLLTSIDIFKNIKRQNNDNRADKQILKDQDELISKYYYKKEFKNPLINQKLYAAVFDRFSISRDHKTLAMQLVKILKYSLTRQLTL
- a CDS encoding glycosyltransferase family 2 protein, producing MPKVHIIIVTYNAMKWAERCFKSLRQSSVPVQCIVIDNGSTDGTQDYIKTDFPEVDFSQSEINLGFGKANNIGIEKAYKEGADFFYLMNQDAWLYQDSLGKLLEVYNKYENKEEIGIISPMHVDGTEKYLDIFLDKYIGVNFETRMISDLYFQTLKPFYEVKFINAAHWMLPKHTIETIGGFNPYFFHYGEDDEYTNRILFHNKKTLLVPGSKAVHDGKQFLTKIDLNKYPDLSLETKIMNPNLSDSLHLEKKALKQSIIKNMMMGRIDNYKKLSQKYKKITSEEKILIDIHHKVKQTGLTFLNL